One segment of Sandaracinaceae bacterium DNA contains the following:
- a CDS encoding response regulator, whose translation MTARSRVLLVEDNPITQKLVHFALDRAGFEVRLAPDAATARGELSAGGVDLVLLDLVLPDGDGFSLAEWIRADPARADLSLLAFTGLVSAADEARISAVGFDDVVIKPIEPSRLIDTVRAHLPVHRGDVDAFGTGRRLLLADDDPGQRKLAAFRLRKLGFDVELASDGKAALSAARARRPDAIVSDVLMPEIDGFALCREVRRDPTLRSVPVLLVTNSYVAPADRELAHGVGAFDLVLRTPDLREALQRLRDCLDAAPAPLAPGPDTPDATAGALDRAHLRRVLRQLERQVAINGRVGQRAALLSAELSVLTGIAQALTEHSDVQETLRHVLAACFDAAGISVGALYLCDQGVKRVLRVGMSPRWDEAELERFFGEPQLLEETVFQQRPLVIPSEQVSAERGRAILSRAGVNEVLLTPLGSSEKPMGALLTVSHGAQLTLHDRRQFAEAVAGQITQALAVAGAFAESVEARRQAQEQAAVLTSILANIADAVVVADSEGTITHSNHAAQAIFGDHSAGHLRHDRWSEAVGLFLEDAVTPFPSERLPLARAIRGESVEREQVHVRNPRTPPDGSWWSVSARPLELSDGARIGGVAVFRDVTAERRAQEQLMVADRMASLGLLAAGVAHEINNPLAAVMANLELIEDELVAAGTDGGEMAEMLADAQEGARRVQAIVRDLKTFSRPRQGSDATANLERVLASSARMAHNEIRHRATLDMQVSDLPHVHGSESRLGQVFLNLLVNAAQAIPDGAGREHAIRIRTRAPDPQRVEVEISDTGEGMDEETMRKLFSPFYTTKERGGGTGLGLAICHRIVTEVGGEIGVRSQIGMGTTFTVRLRAAAPAAPVERRPAPSPPTPSARSRILVVDDEPSVGIAVQRVLSRDHDVSVETDPVVALERVRGGELFDLVLCDLMMPRLGGPEFHAELARVAPSLASTMVILTGGAFTDAAREFLAERENPCIEKPFDVRGLRRTIDTQLRRS comes from the coding sequence GTGACCGCTCGATCGCGCGTGCTCCTCGTCGAGGACAACCCCATCACGCAGAAGCTCGTCCACTTCGCGCTCGATCGCGCGGGCTTCGAGGTCAGGCTCGCGCCCGACGCCGCGACCGCCCGTGGCGAGCTGAGCGCGGGCGGTGTGGACCTGGTGTTGCTGGATCTGGTCCTGCCCGACGGCGACGGATTCAGCCTCGCCGAGTGGATCCGGGCCGACCCTGCGCGCGCGGACCTCTCCTTGCTCGCCTTCACGGGGCTGGTCTCCGCGGCCGACGAGGCGCGCATCTCGGCTGTCGGCTTCGACGACGTCGTGATCAAGCCGATCGAGCCGTCCCGGCTGATCGACACCGTGCGCGCGCACCTGCCGGTGCACCGCGGCGACGTCGACGCCTTCGGGACGGGCCGCCGGCTGCTCCTGGCCGACGATGATCCGGGGCAGCGGAAGCTCGCGGCGTTCCGCCTCCGCAAGCTCGGCTTCGACGTCGAGCTGGCGAGCGACGGCAAGGCGGCGCTCTCGGCGGCGCGCGCCAGGCGACCGGACGCCATCGTCTCCGACGTGCTGATGCCCGAGATCGACGGCTTCGCGCTCTGCCGGGAGGTCCGCCGTGATCCCACCCTGCGCTCGGTCCCGGTCCTGCTGGTGACGAACAGCTACGTCGCGCCCGCCGATCGAGAGCTCGCGCACGGGGTGGGCGCGTTCGATCTGGTGCTGCGCACGCCCGATCTCCGGGAGGCGCTCCAGCGGCTGCGCGACTGCCTCGACGCGGCGCCCGCGCCCCTCGCCCCGGGGCCGGACACGCCCGACGCCACCGCCGGCGCGCTGGACCGCGCGCACCTCCGGCGCGTGCTCCGACAGCTCGAGCGCCAGGTGGCCATCAACGGCCGGGTCGGCCAGCGCGCGGCGTTGCTCTCCGCGGAGCTGTCGGTCCTGACGGGCATCGCGCAGGCGCTGACCGAGCACTCGGACGTGCAGGAGACGCTCAGGCACGTGCTCGCGGCGTGCTTCGACGCGGCCGGCATCTCGGTGGGCGCGCTCTACCTCTGCGACCAGGGCGTCAAGCGCGTCCTGCGTGTGGGGATGTCGCCCCGCTGGGACGAGGCGGAGCTGGAGCGCTTCTTCGGGGAGCCGCAGCTCCTCGAGGAGACGGTGTTCCAGCAGCGGCCGCTCGTCATCCCGTCCGAGCAGGTCTCGGCGGAGCGCGGGCGCGCCATCCTCAGCCGCGCGGGGGTCAACGAGGTGCTCCTGACGCCGCTGGGCTCGAGTGAGAAGCCGATGGGGGCCCTGCTCACGGTGTCCCACGGCGCGCAGCTCACGCTCCACGATCGCCGCCAGTTCGCGGAGGCCGTGGCCGGGCAGATCACGCAGGCGCTCGCGGTGGCGGGCGCGTTCGCGGAGAGCGTCGAGGCGCGCCGACAAGCGCAGGAGCAGGCGGCGGTCCTCACGTCGATCCTCGCCAACATCGCCGACGCGGTCGTGGTGGCGGACTCCGAGGGCACGATCACCCACTCGAACCACGCGGCGCAGGCCATCTTCGGCGACCACTCGGCGGGGCACCTGCGGCACGACCGGTGGAGCGAGGCGGTGGGGCTGTTCCTCGAGGACGCCGTCACGCCCTTCCCGTCGGAGCGACTCCCGCTCGCGCGGGCCATCCGCGGAGAGTCGGTCGAGCGCGAGCAGGTTCACGTGCGGAACCCCAGGACGCCGCCCGATGGGTCCTGGTGGAGCGTCAGCGCGCGCCCCCTCGAGCTCTCGGACGGCGCTCGCATCGGCGGCGTGGCCGTGTTCCGCGACGTGACGGCGGAGCGGCGCGCGCAGGAGCAGCTCATGGTCGCCGACCGCATGGCGTCCCTCGGGCTGCTCGCCGCGGGCGTGGCGCACGAGATCAACAACCCGCTCGCGGCGGTGATGGCGAACCTCGAGCTGATCGAGGACGAGCTCGTCGCGGCGGGGACCGACGGCGGCGAGATGGCGGAGATGCTCGCCGACGCGCAGGAGGGGGCGCGCCGCGTGCAGGCGATCGTGCGCGACCTGAAGACCTTCTCGCGTCCCCGCCAGGGCTCGGACGCGACCGCGAATCTCGAGCGGGTCCTCGCGTCGAGCGCGCGCATGGCCCACAACGAGATCCGCCACCGCGCGACGCTCGACATGCAGGTGAGCGACCTGCCGCACGTGCACGGCTCGGAGTCGCGGCTCGGGCAGGTCTTCCTGAACCTGCTGGTGAACGCCGCCCAGGCCATCCCCGACGGCGCCGGCCGCGAGCACGCGATCCGCATTCGCACACGCGCGCCGGATCCACAGCGCGTCGAGGTCGAGATCTCGGACACGGGCGAGGGCATGGACGAAGAGACGATGCGTAAGCTCTTCTCGCCGTTCTATACCACCAAGGAGCGCGGCGGCGGGACCGGGCTCGGGCTGGCCATCTGCCACCGCATCGTGACCGAGGTGGGCGGCGAGATCGGCGTGCGCAGCCAGATCGGGATGGGCACGACGTTCACCGTTCGCCTCCGCGCCGCCGCCCCCGCGGCCCCGGTGGAGCGCCGACCGGCGCCGAGCCCACCGACCCCCTCGGCGCGGAGCCGCATCCTGGTCGTCGACGACGAGCCCAGCGTGGGGATCGCGGTCCAGCGCGTGCTGTCGCGGGACCACGACGTGTCCGTGGAGACGGATCCGGTGGTGGCGC
- a CDS encoding response regulator: protein MNGTRVLVVEDSAVNAKLVAYVLGARGCEVEIAASAREARTILEGFTPEVVLMDLQMPEEDGLTFTRALRRDPAMRDVAIVAVTAYAMKGDAERAIAAGCDGYITKPIDTRTFADELAELLAGRSA from the coding sequence GTGAACGGGACCCGCGTGCTCGTCGTCGAGGACAGCGCCGTCAACGCGAAGCTGGTCGCCTACGTGCTCGGCGCGCGCGGCTGCGAGGTGGAGATCGCGGCCAGCGCCCGCGAGGCGCGCACGATCCTCGAAGGCTTCACGCCCGAGGTGGTGCTCATGGATCTGCAGATGCCGGAGGAGGACGGGCTCACGTTCACGCGCGCCCTCCGACGAGACCCCGCGATGCGAGACGTCGCCATCGTGGCCGTGACCGCCTACGCGATGAAGGGCGACGCCGAGCGCGCGATCGCGGCGGGCTGCGACGGGTACATCACCAAGCCCATCGACACGCGCACCTTCGCGGACGAGCTGGCCGAGCTGCTCGCGGGGCGCTCGGCGTGA
- a CDS encoding DUF3857 domain-containing protein: protein MSRSIRRTLFVALIALATACSGARHGAAPTIDDVRRRAMERPDDPEAQRARAEAELLMRGGDPSSAAEHLAHALEMEDDLGLRLLLGVERELHGHPSEALDAYLDVLARAARSDDPAAPGIAEIAAAEVEALDDAVERYPARVVEALAPLAASPGQLGDGARAAITDLLIDLAYRRADLERVAELQAQQRCVTEWRVAGPIGPRHLLGFDQALAPERDARLADRYDLGPARGERDTRTVQARGCNAHLGGGPVGGGGTTYAEATITIPETGRWVLRFETPNAAELHVDGERVARLDRRDEVMPRVSHHPMQLEAGEHLVRVKISSRHPNPVLALSASRAAGEPGGGDIEGERLVHEYVRIQRAISRGDVVAAREEVRDQLHADGSPVFLISGAAAALNDPLRSSEVRHDEARRLLTFAADRDPDAWWPRLTLAQLEANEGRDLVAIGAMREGMERWPRLVIFPLQLVDYLESKGWRAQASEAITAARETVPDACRPRRAALNEARRRSRAADEMEHARALVECDARSDALMSAFARRRQWDEAAEELARLARLEPEESTLGELRARLELAQGRGDEASIAQLITRIQEKIPLSAGVVMMEADRHFAEGDAQAARARIRQALEREPEAMMELRRTLRAMGGESPLEDFRRDGAEVIGALEESGRTYEEPMVLVFDYTVYRVFTDGSMLELTHNIFRLQSQEAVDAMGEFAVPEGAQMLTLQTVKADGTRLEPDEIAGKDTISFPNLSIGDYIEFEYLRAEPSPAGYPRGFLGGRFYFRNYETPFDLSQLTVVTPEDVPLVVDPRGEAPEAEQETHDGLRVHRWTVRESRPFEQEPASIAAREFFPSIAWGHQASWAQYVETLRDVLADRDVRDPAAERLAREIIGDARTTPEQRAARLHRWVLENVEDSNDVFGLAPAMLAARTGNRTRVLGYLMRLAGVETELGLARSYAGDQTEGQLPDDDTYQNLVLRMQGSEGPVWIHAGARGAPFEYVPPVLAGMDALMLTPEAERARLDERDLEADLRTVEVDVDLREDGSARMNVVETFRGSGAVLWRNQLEEIPQADLEQQFESAYVANLIPGAELRRLVVAGREDPEGPMILRYEVEVPGLARQTRGGLTVPPLYRAQLGPQYARVASRDIPQLIPTGLALDVDVRLRVPEGARVDDAPGPSTLESIHGARVEIEAERTEEGLRIQRRYRVPRMRVSPEEYRAFARFARGSDEAESAEIRLSR, encoded by the coding sequence ATGAGTCGCTCGATTCGACGGACGCTCTTCGTGGCGCTGATCGCGCTCGCGACGGCCTGTTCGGGCGCGCGTCACGGCGCCGCGCCCACCATCGACGACGTGCGTCGGCGCGCGATGGAGCGGCCCGACGACCCCGAGGCGCAGCGCGCGCGGGCCGAGGCCGAGCTGCTCATGCGCGGCGGCGATCCGTCGAGCGCGGCGGAGCACCTCGCGCACGCGCTCGAGATGGAGGACGACCTCGGCCTCCGGCTCCTGCTCGGCGTCGAGCGGGAGCTGCACGGCCACCCCTCGGAGGCGCTCGACGCCTACCTCGACGTGCTCGCGCGGGCCGCGCGCTCCGACGATCCGGCGGCCCCAGGCATCGCGGAGATCGCGGCGGCCGAGGTCGAGGCGCTCGACGACGCGGTGGAGCGATACCCCGCGCGGGTGGTCGAGGCGCTCGCGCCCCTCGCCGCGTCGCCCGGCCAGCTCGGAGACGGCGCCCGCGCGGCGATCACGGATCTGCTCATCGACCTCGCCTACCGCCGCGCCGATCTCGAGCGGGTGGCGGAGCTCCAGGCGCAGCAGCGCTGCGTGACCGAGTGGCGCGTCGCCGGCCCGATCGGCCCCCGGCACCTGCTCGGCTTCGACCAGGCCCTGGCGCCCGAGCGCGACGCCCGGCTCGCCGATCGCTACGACCTCGGGCCGGCGCGCGGGGAGCGGGACACGCGCACCGTGCAGGCGCGCGGCTGCAACGCGCACCTCGGCGGCGGTCCGGTCGGGGGCGGCGGCACGACCTACGCCGAGGCCACCATCACCATCCCGGAGACCGGGCGGTGGGTCCTCCGCTTCGAGACGCCGAACGCGGCGGAGCTGCACGTGGACGGGGAGCGCGTCGCGCGCCTCGACCGGCGCGACGAGGTGATGCCGCGCGTGAGCCATCACCCGATGCAGCTCGAGGCGGGCGAGCACCTCGTGCGGGTGAAGATCAGCAGCCGCCACCCCAACCCGGTGCTGGCGCTGAGCGCGTCGCGGGCTGCGGGCGAGCCGGGCGGCGGTGACATCGAGGGCGAGCGCCTCGTGCACGAGTACGTGCGGATCCAGCGCGCCATCAGCCGGGGTGACGTCGTCGCCGCGCGGGAGGAGGTGCGCGATCAGCTGCACGCGGACGGCTCGCCCGTCTTCCTGATCAGCGGCGCCGCGGCCGCGCTCAACGACCCACTCCGCTCCTCCGAGGTGCGGCACGACGAGGCGCGGCGTCTCCTGACGTTCGCCGCCGATCGCGATCCCGACGCGTGGTGGCCGCGCCTGACCCTCGCGCAGCTCGAGGCGAACGAGGGCCGAGACCTCGTCGCGATCGGCGCGATGCGTGAAGGCATGGAGCGCTGGCCGCGGCTCGTGATCTTCCCGCTCCAGCTGGTGGACTACCTCGAGTCCAAGGGCTGGCGCGCGCAGGCGAGCGAGGCCATCACTGCGGCGCGAGAGACGGTGCCCGACGCGTGCCGACCCCGCCGCGCCGCGCTCAACGAGGCGCGCCGACGGAGCCGCGCCGCCGACGAGATGGAGCACGCGCGCGCGCTCGTGGAGTGCGACGCGCGCTCGGACGCGCTGATGAGCGCCTTCGCGCGCCGACGTCAGTGGGACGAGGCGGCGGAGGAGCTGGCGCGACTCGCGCGGCTCGAGCCGGAGGAGAGCACCCTCGGGGAGCTGCGCGCGCGCCTCGAGCTGGCGCAGGGGCGCGGCGACGAGGCCTCGATCGCGCAGCTGATCACCCGCATCCAGGAGAAGATCCCGCTCTCGGCCGGCGTGGTGATGATGGAGGCCGATCGGCACTTCGCCGAGGGTGACGCGCAGGCGGCGCGGGCCCGGATCCGTCAGGCGCTCGAGCGCGAGCCCGAGGCGATGATGGAGCTGCGGCGCACGCTCCGCGCGATGGGCGGCGAGAGCCCGCTCGAGGACTTCCGGCGCGACGGGGCCGAGGTGATCGGCGCGCTCGAGGAGAGCGGCCGCACCTACGAGGAGCCGATGGTGCTGGTCTTCGACTACACCGTCTACCGCGTGTTCACCGACGGCTCGATGCTCGAGCTGACGCACAACATATTCCGCCTCCAGAGCCAGGAGGCGGTCGACGCGATGGGCGAGTTCGCGGTCCCGGAGGGCGCGCAGATGCTGACGCTCCAGACGGTGAAGGCCGACGGAACGCGCCTCGAGCCGGACGAGATCGCGGGCAAGGACACCATCAGCTTCCCGAACCTCTCCATCGGCGACTACATCGAGTTCGAATACCTGCGGGCCGAGCCTTCGCCCGCCGGCTACCCGCGCGGCTTCCTCGGCGGCCGCTTCTACTTCCGCAACTACGAGACGCCCTTCGACCTCAGCCAGCTCACCGTGGTCACCCCCGAGGACGTGCCGCTCGTCGTCGACCCGCGCGGAGAGGCGCCCGAGGCCGAGCAGGAGACGCACGACGGCCTGCGCGTGCACCGATGGACGGTGCGCGAGAGCCGCCCCTTCGAGCAGGAGCCGGCGTCGATCGCGGCGCGCGAGTTCTTCCCCTCCATCGCGTGGGGCCATCAGGCGAGCTGGGCGCAGTACGTCGAGACCCTGCGCGACGTCCTGGCGGATCGGGACGTGCGCGACCCGGCGGCGGAGCGGCTCGCCCGCGAGATCATCGGCGACGCGCGCACCACCCCCGAGCAGCGCGCAGCGCGGCTGCATCGCTGGGTCCTGGAGAACGTGGAGGACTCGAACGACGTCTTCGGGCTCGCGCCGGCCATGCTCGCGGCGCGCACCGGCAACCGGACGCGCGTGCTCGGCTACCTGATGAGGCTGGCCGGCGTGGAGACGGAGCTCGGCCTGGCGCGGAGCTACGCGGGCGACCAGACCGAGGGGCAGCTGCCCGACGACGACACCTACCAGAACCTCGTCCTGCGCATGCAGGGGAGCGAGGGGCCGGTGTGGATCCACGCGGGCGCCCGCGGCGCGCCCTTCGAGTACGTGCCCCCGGTGCTCGCGGGCATGGACGCGCTGATGCTCACGCCCGAGGCGGAGCGCGCGCGGCTCGATGAGCGCGACCTCGAGGCCGATCTCCGCACGGTGGAGGTGGACGTGGATCTGCGCGAGGACGGCAGCGCGCGGATGAACGTCGTGGAGACCTTCCGCGGCAGCGGCGCGGTGCTCTGGCGCAACCAGCTCGAGGAGATCCCGCAGGCGGATCTCGAGCAGCAGTTCGAGTCGGCCTACGTGGCCAACCTGATCCCGGGCGCGGAGCTGCGGCGGCTCGTGGTGGCGGGGCGCGAGGATCCCGAGGGGCCGATGATCCTGCGCTACGAGGTGGAGGTCCCCGGCCTCGCGCGCCAGACCCGGGGTGGCCTGACGGTGCCGCCGCTCTACCGCGCGCAGCTCGGCCCGCAGTACGCGCGGGTCGCGTCGCGGGACATCCCGCAGCTGATCCCGACCGGCCTCGCGCTCGACGTCGACGTGCGCTTGCGCGTCCCCGAGGGCGCCCGCGTGGACGACGCGCCCGGGCCGTCGACCCTCGAGTCGATCCACGGCGCGCGGGTCGAGATCGAGGCCGAGCGCACCGAGGAGGGGCTGCGGATCCAGCGCCGCTACCGGGTGCCGCGCATGCGCGTCTCGCCCGAGGAGTACCGCGCGTTCGCACGCTTCGCGCGCGGGTCCGACGAGGCCGAGTCGGCGGAGATCCGCCTGAGCCGGTAG
- a CDS encoding response regulator yields the protein MNPPVDRGHADYEAQGRVDFWRVYLEHHAAVEAASVEVARADPRFGPIVAAVPEEEMARQSAEGLERLRRAFEANEWDAYEAHLRTQGEAYAAIGVDFAAWHRLIRAAERELTMKLVAQHAGDPARLTRALDAMQAFFARAVTVLHDAFLTRSLAERERIESALRISDMRFRRLAESGLLGVMVCDLHGNISEANETFLEIVGHTRAELEAGEVRWGEMTPPEWEAADLAAIEELEAHGIASPFEKEYFRGDGGRVPVLLCVAMLEAPECICLVLDITQRRQLESVRERARKLELENRRVQEASQLKSEFLANMSHELRTPLNAIIGFAELLHDGAVPPEAPEHREFLGDILTSGRHLLALINDVLDLSKVEAGKLELFPERVALEPLIGEVVSILRTTAANRGVRVQIDVDPALESVELDPSRAKQVLYNYLSNALKFGREDGRVTVRAHAETEDVFRLEVEDDGIGISAADRGRLFVEFQQLDGGASKHHEGTGLGLALTRRLVEAMGGSVGVDSEPGEGSTFFAVLPRRAAKGHALPEPRIFEPAPGAPRILVVEDDARDQTRIAGALTEAGYGVETVSTAAQALARCRETDFAAITLDLLLPDRTGLEVLQAIRAGGRNRDVPVIVITVVTEHGVIGGFAVQDVLPKPVDAGRLVEALDRAGVSTGSGEVWVVDDDAAALAQMTRSLDELGYPHRALDDARRALEALSSTRPAAIVLDLVMPELDGFAFLEQLRMRPEHRRLPVLVWTAKDLSADERARLTEAAQGIVPKTGDLGRGVVEALSSLVPPPSAAPPSAAPPSAAPPSASTKESP from the coding sequence GTGAACCCACCCGTCGATCGAGGACACGCGGATTACGAGGCACAAGGGCGCGTCGATTTCTGGCGCGTGTACCTCGAGCACCACGCCGCGGTGGAGGCGGCGTCGGTGGAGGTCGCGCGCGCCGACCCGCGGTTCGGACCGATCGTCGCGGCCGTCCCCGAGGAGGAGATGGCCCGCCAGTCGGCGGAGGGGCTCGAGCGGCTGCGGCGCGCGTTCGAGGCGAACGAGTGGGACGCCTACGAAGCGCACCTGCGCACGCAGGGCGAGGCCTACGCAGCGATCGGGGTCGACTTCGCGGCCTGGCATCGGCTCATCCGGGCCGCGGAGCGCGAGCTGACGATGAAGCTCGTCGCGCAACACGCGGGCGATCCGGCGCGGCTCACGCGTGCCCTCGACGCGATGCAGGCGTTCTTCGCCCGCGCGGTCACCGTGCTGCACGACGCCTTCCTCACCCGCAGCCTGGCCGAGCGCGAGCGGATCGAGAGCGCGCTCCGCATCAGCGACATGCGCTTCCGCCGGCTCGCGGAGTCGGGCCTGCTCGGCGTGATGGTCTGCGACCTCCACGGCAACATCTCCGAGGCCAACGAGACCTTCCTCGAGATCGTCGGTCACACGCGCGCCGAGCTGGAGGCGGGCGAGGTGCGCTGGGGGGAGATGACGCCCCCCGAGTGGGAGGCGGCCGACCTGGCGGCCATCGAGGAGCTCGAGGCGCACGGGATCGCGAGCCCCTTCGAGAAGGAGTACTTCCGCGGGGACGGCGGCCGGGTCCCGGTGCTCCTCTGCGTGGCCATGCTCGAGGCGCCGGAGTGCATCTGCCTGGTGCTCGACATCACCCAGCGCAGGCAGCTCGAGAGCGTGCGAGAGCGCGCGCGGAAGCTCGAGCTCGAGAACCGGCGCGTCCAGGAGGCGAGCCAGCTCAAGAGCGAGTTCCTCGCGAACATGTCGCACGAGCTGCGCACGCCGCTCAACGCGATCATCGGCTTCGCGGAGCTGCTGCACGACGGCGCGGTGCCGCCCGAGGCGCCCGAGCACCGGGAGTTCCTCGGCGACATCCTGACCAGCGGCCGGCACCTGCTGGCCCTCATCAACGACGTGCTCGACCTCAGCAAGGTCGAGGCGGGCAAGCTCGAGCTCTTCCCCGAGCGGGTGGCGCTCGAGCCGCTGATCGGCGAGGTCGTCTCGATCCTGCGCACCACCGCCGCGAACCGGGGCGTGCGCGTGCAGATCGACGTCGACCCGGCGCTCGAGTCGGTCGAGCTGGACCCGTCGCGCGCCAAGCAGGTGCTCTACAACTACCTCTCCAACGCGCTGAAGTTCGGACGGGAGGACGGTCGCGTCACGGTCCGCGCGCACGCCGAGACGGAGGACGTCTTCCGGCTCGAGGTTGAAGACGACGGGATCGGCATCTCCGCTGCCGACCGAGGGCGCCTCTTCGTCGAGTTCCAGCAGCTCGACGGCGGCGCGAGCAAGCATCACGAGGGGACCGGCCTCGGGCTCGCGCTCACGCGGCGGCTCGTGGAGGCGATGGGCGGCTCGGTCGGCGTCGACAGCGAGCCCGGCGAAGGCAGCACGTTCTTCGCGGTCTTGCCGCGCCGCGCCGCGAAGGGCCACGCGCTCCCGGAGCCGCGGATCTTCGAGCCCGCCCCGGGAGCCCCGCGCATCCTCGTGGTCGAGGACGACGCGCGCGACCAGACCCGCATCGCCGGCGCGCTCACCGAGGCCGGCTACGGCGTGGAGACGGTCTCGACCGCGGCGCAGGCCCTGGCTCGCTGTCGGGAGACCGACTTCGCTGCGATCACCCTCGACCTGCTGCTGCCCGATCGGACGGGGCTCGAGGTCCTCCAGGCGATCCGCGCCGGTGGCCGCAACCGAGACGTGCCGGTCATCGTCATCACGGTGGTGACGGAGCACGGCGTGATCGGCGGCTTCGCCGTGCAAGATGTATTGCCGAAGCCGGTCGACGCGGGCCGGCTCGTCGAGGCGCTGGACCGGGCGGGCGTGAGCACGGGGAGCGGCGAGGTGTGGGTGGTCGACGACGACGCGGCGGCGCTCGCGCAGATGACGCGCTCGCTGGACGAGCTGGGCTACCCGCACCGCGCGCTGGACGACGCGCGCCGGGCCCTCGAGGCGCTGTCGAGCACGCGCCCGGCGGCGATCGTGCTCGACCTGGTGATGCCGGAGCTGGACGGCTTCGCGTTCCTCGAGCAGCTCCGGATGCGCCCGGAGCACCGTCGGCTGCCCGTGCTGGTGTGGACGGCGAAGGACCTCAGCGCGGACGAGCGCGCGCGGCTGACCGAGGCCGCGCAGGGCATCGTCCCGAAGACCGGGGACCTCGGACGCGGCGTCGTCGAGGCGCTGTCGAGCCTGGTGCCGCCGCCCTCCGCCGCGCCGCCCTCCGCCGCGCCGCCCTCCGCCGCGCCGCCCTCCGCGTCCACCAAGGAGTCGCCGTGA